The region ATCATATTGTTAACTTGCTTTGTCATTATCCTTGGGCTGGGTCATAGTGCGCGTGTTACCCAATTTGGCCTCCGGAAAAAAACAAGTAGAGGACCGTCAGTGGTTCTCCATCTCCGTGCTTGCCAACAAGCCAACACAGACATTTAGCTTAGACCTATGTGGGTTGGTGCCCTGCAGGACTAAAAGTGAACTGAATCAAACTAAACGGAAcctagagagagaaaggagattcCAGGGTCAGGCGTTAGTATTACAATTGCATGGTAGGGAAGGCATACATAGGCCTCCAGCCCCTGGGGTCCAGGCTATGGTGTCAGTTGTCCGTGATCCCATTACCCCTGGACAAGATTGTGGGCGGAATCAGTGCAATCCGCTCTACCTGACCATAAAGAACTTGGGAGATAATGGGGCGAGCCTTAATGGAACAATCCTGGGTATTAGAGTTGGGGGCCATACAGGACAGGAGGGAGTGCAGCTGTGCTGCACGTATATCACGGTCATTGAAGCTGAGTCTGGGGGCTCATCCGCCACCGATGAGCAGGGAAAGATTAGAATAATTGAGGTGACGGATTTGGAAAAGACCTTTGAAATAGAAACGGGATACGGGAAGGCGAATGCCTGGATGGCATGGGTCAAATATactgtgaggagcaggaaaaagagTGATTGCTACGCATGCACGAGTGCCCGCCCTAACCCTCAGATGGTCCCATTCCCGCTGGGATGGGAGAAACACCCACGAGCCTTGGACTGCATGGTAAGGCTGTACCAGGACCGGGTGGCCTGGAACGACTCCACTTGTCGACCTTTGTGTTTTACGTTTCCCCCCGACAGGTCTGAGGGGGCGCCCCGCCCGCCATCATTCTCAGGGGTAACGGGTACGCACCAGGCCTGCGTCTCTCGGACGGGACTACAGTCGGACAACGATGTGGGGACATTTGACAAGTGCAGCGGATCAATTCGGCTGGTCAATGAAACTAGCGGGGGCGGGAATTACTCCCACATTCAAGTGCCTAGGGCAGACCTCTGGTGGTACTGTGGTGGGAGGGTTCTGCGACCGACCCTGCCCCGAAAATGGACGGGCACTTGTGCAATCGTTCATTTGGCCATCCCATTCACCCTGGCATTCGAAAAACAAGAGCAACCCCGTTCCAGTGGAAGAACTGAGAGAGctttggagacctctttcgatgaTAACATATATTTAGATGCCATAGGGGTCCCCATGGGTGTTCCTGATGAATACAAGACTAGGAACCAGATAGCGGCGGGTTTTGAGTCGTCACTGTTCTGGTGAGTGACTATCAATAAGAACGTGGATTGGATTAATTATATTTACTACAATCAGCAGAGGTTCATTAATTATACCCGGGATGCAGTGAAAGGAATAGCAGAACAACTGGACGCCACTAGTAGGATGGCGTGGGAAAATAGGTTGGCCTTAGACATGATGTTGGCAGAGAAGGGGGGTGTTTGTGTCATGATAGGCactcagtgctgcactttcatcCCCAACAACACAGCCCCTGATGGGTCCATCACCCGCGCCCTGGATGGACTCACCACATTGGCAGACGAACTGGCCGAAAACTCGGGCATCGACTCTGGCCTCACGGACTGGTTGGAAGCTTGGTTCggtaaatggaagggggtggtcgTTCCCTTTCTTGTCTCATGTACAGTGGTGGCAGGGGTACTCACTGCCATTGGGTGTTGTGTTATTCCCTGCGTCAGGGGATTAACTCAACGACTGATCGAAACCACCCTAACTAAGAGGGATGTTCCCTATGGGCAGGTTGAACGAATGAATCTCGAGATGGAACAACGTGAATCCCTCTTGGGCGGGGGTAGTATTAGAGACGGGCAGTTTGATGAACAAGCTCGGGAGTTATTAAACGCCCTGGAGAAGAAACTTACGGTTTAAAAATTACAGGCCGTAAGAAAAGACACGGGGGATTTGTAaggggtggtgtaattttt is a window of Chiloscyllium plagiosum isolate BGI_BamShark_2017 unplaced genomic scaffold, ASM401019v2 scaf_37283, whole genome shotgun sequence DNA encoding:
- the LOC122546115 gene encoding LOW QUALITY PROTEIN: uncharacterized protein LOC122546115 (The sequence of the model RefSeq protein was modified relative to this genomic sequence to represent the inferred CDS: substituted 1 base at 1 genomic stop codon) is translated as MVSVVRDPITPGQDCGRNQCNPLYLTIKNLGDNGASLNGTILGIRVGGHTGQEGVQLCCTYITVIEAESGGSSATDEQGKIRIIEVTDLEKTFEIETGYGKANAWMAWVKYTVRSRKKSDCYACTSARPNPQMVPFPLGWEKHPRALDCMVRLYQDRVAWNDSTCRPLCFTFPPDRSEGAPRPPSFSGVTGTHQACVSRTGLQSDNDVGTFDKCSGSIRLVNETSGGGNYSHIQVPRADLWWYCGGRVLRPTLPRKWTGTCAIVHLAIPFTLAFEKQEQPRSSGRTERALETSFDDNIYLDAIGVPMGVPDEYKTRNQIAAGFESSLFWXVTINKNVDWINYIYYNQQRFINYTRDAVKGIAEQLDATSRMAWENRLALDMMLAEKGGVCVMIGTQCCTFIPNNTAPDGSITRALDGLTTLADELAENSGIDSGLTDWLEAWFGKWKGVVVPFLVSCTVVAGVLTAIGCCVIPCVRGLTQRLIETTLTKRDVPYGQVERMNLEMEQRESLLGGGSIRDGQFDEQARELLNALEKKLTV